The window gaCTTGAGAGAGTGATACTCTCCGAGAAGGTATTTCCATCATCATGAATGCGTCCATGGCAAAGGAACGTAACTTCACCGAGACTATTGAACTTCAGATTGGGCTGAAAAATTATGATCCTCAAAGAGACAAACGGTTCGGTGGTTCTGTAAGGTTGCCGCACATCCCTCGTCCAAAGATGAAGGTCTGGATGCTTGGAGATGCTCAGCATGTTGAGGAGGCTGAAAAGATTGGGTTGGACTATATGGACGTTGAAGGGCTAAAGAAGctaaacaagaacaagaagttgGTTAAGAAGTTGGCAAAGAAATACCATGCCTTTTTGGCTTCAGAAGCCGTTATGAAGCAGATTCCCCATCTTCTGGGTCCTGGTCTCAACGAGGCAGGAAAATTTCCAACCCTTGTTAGTCACCAAGAATCCGTCGAGTCTAGGGTTTCCGAGACAAAAGCAACGATCAAGTTCCAACTGAAGAAGCTTGTTTGTATGGGAGTTGCTATAGGGAATGTGAGCATGGAAGAGAAGCAGATATTCCAGAACTTGCAATTGAGCGTTAACTTTCTGTATCGCTGTTGAAGAAAGATTGGCAAAATGTACGGTGCTTGAACCTAAGGACTAGTATGGGCAACCCATATCGCATCTATTAACTACGAACtcgtttgaatgtttttttgaAATGACCGAAAACATTCGTGGTGAAAATATATTTAGAACCAATCATTAGTGAAGATCAAATAAATCttgaaaaagcacttaaagtgcttcctgaaGAAGCACATATAAAGCACTTTAAATGCTTttgaaacctaaaaatattttctctataaacgttttcagtcattttaaaagcatatccAAATGTGTCATATTTTCGCTTATTCTCAAAGTTTTGAGGTTATTAAAGAATTATAGTTAATAGGATGTATGTTATCTGAATGGTACAGTTTCGATATTGGTTCGCTTTTACTTTGTTTAATGGTTATCGTCATGCAACGTTTGTCTTTCGAGTAGCTTATTTATAATTGTGTTACACAGTTTCGGTTTTTTCGTATGTGTCTCTGTACCTTTatacttatatttttattgtataTTAATGTAGAATATAACGGGTAAGCGTATCCAAATCTTTTAGGAATAAGTAACTATCGGCAGGAAACTATGTTTTTGACGAAAAAgacgaaaaaaaagaaaagaagtaaAAAGTGGACAACCAAGTTCCAACCATTTACGAATAAAAAAGACAGTTAGAGAGTTTGGTCGCGGGGCGtgtgaaagaagagagagatgttgaAGACTCTGGTGACGCCTTGGCAGGGGCAGACCTTCCTACTCTCCCGCTTTAATGGCCATAATAACCTCCACTCCCCTCTCATCTTACAATTTCGCCCCTCTTCCACCTTCTTCTCCTCCCCAACCACTCTTCCTCGTAGTTTATCAATGGCCGCCGCCGCCGCTCAGTCATCTACTCAGGTACCCTTGTCTTATGATTCCAGCGAAAACAAATGAACcccaattttataattttattttctgattggttttttgattttttgattatatatatttgtatctaATTTTGcgatgaatgaatgaatgatttCGAAATTAAGTgagaaaaaaattgatgtaaatttgttaattttaagctttaattttaattgttcttGTTGAATCAGAGTGTTGCAGCTGGTGATGATGCCAATGTTTTTCAGTTGATTCAATCTCATCAGGTAAAGTTTAATACTTggtaaaatttgatgtgaagttGAACGCTTGTACTGCATCACATGTCCATATTCAAAGGTTCTACATAAATAATGTACTATTGCTATTAGACTATAAGTGTAGGAAATTGAATGTGGGAATGTAGGATTTGGCTCTGTTGAATTTTGGTTGTTGTTACAGGAAAAGGCTGCTCGGCTTCCCCCAGTTGAGGAAATCCGAACTCTACTTGATCGTAGTGTTCGTGGAACACTCTCCACTTTTTCTCAGGTTTCTATATCAGTGTTTTTCGTTCTTTTCTTAAATGAATTTTTGTTTCATTGCTATTTGATTCTAGATTAGTGCATGACCTTCTTGCACTTTGTAAGCAGTAGACTGGTCAATTAGTATTCTTGGTCTAGTGTGGAGATTATGAGAATGAACTACCAGATAGCAATCCTATTTAGATTAGATGTCTCCCAGTCTATGATTAAGGGTAGGCCTACTAATCATCCATCAGAAAGGCATATTATTTCATGGATTTGGATGCACTTATGTAAATCTCTCTTTCTTTAACCAGTAATTGCGCGAAAGTAATATTATCTCACATATATGTCAGTTCCTCTCACTAGTGATTAGGCTTTTGGAAGTTTATGCACGGTGTAGTCTTTGTGGTGGTTCTCATAATAACATACACCATGAGTATTGGGGCTATTGGCCTTGTGGAGCATCATAATTCTTTCTTACAAAATTTGGGATGAAGCAATCAAAGTTTGATTCCCAACAAGTTAATGATGTTGAAGTTCTgttgaaattatttttatttttgaataaaattaattttaggacACACTGGTGGTCGGTGATGAAAAGTGTGCAAAAAAACATGTAATTGCGCTACAAAATCATGATGCTGGACCAAAGTACGTGGTTGGGGAATAGATAGTACTTTTCTTTTAACAGTCATAGAGTGTTATCATTTTATGACCTCGAGTATATTCCCATTAACCACTCTGGTTGATTGATGTTTATGGTATTTATTACTTCAACGACCTTGTTGTtcttatttcattttctttggttttctttaATGTGCAGAAGCATGAGGGTTATCCATCAGGATCAATGGTTGACTTTGCATGTGATGCAGATGGATCTCCAATATTAGCAGTTAGCAGCTTGGCAGTTCATACTAAGGTTTGTTGGATTTAACTTTGAACTCATTGTTGTACTGGGGTGAATAACAATTCTTGTAAACCTCAAAATAACAAatctctgataccacttgttgagTTTTAGAAGTACAAACTCAGTTTCAAAGGAGAAATCACACCACACAGCAATACACAATTGCACTTATAGATAGGCAGTAAAAATTATGTTCATGAGTTTTATGTGGTTC is drawn from Malus domestica chromosome 14, GDT2T_hap1 and contains these coding sequences:
- the LOC103453957 gene encoding large ribosomal subunit protein uL1z-like — translated: MNASMAKERNFTETIELQIGLKNYDPQRDKRFGGSVRLPHIPRPKMKVWMLGDAQHVEEAEKIGLDYMDVEGLKKLNKNKKLVKKLAKKYHAFLASEAVMKQIPHLLGPGLNEAGKFPTLVSHQESVESRVSETKATIKFQLKKLVCMGVAIGNVSMEEKQIFQNLQLSVNFLYRC